A genome region from Columba livia isolate bColLiv1 breed racing homer chromosome 2, bColLiv1.pat.W.v2, whole genome shotgun sequence includes the following:
- the ZNF804B gene encoding zinc finger protein 804B isoform X1, with the protein MACYLVISSRHLSNGHYRGIKGVFRGPLCKKGARSPVTATSSLPPSLAPRTDYAEKEKAAAKALEDVKANFYCELCDKQYHKHQEFDNHINSYDHAHKQRLKDLKQREFARNVASKSWKDEKKQEKALKRLHELAELRKQSECITGTGPLLKAPRLVVEKQQSPDGVFLYKGSKFTAGSQRTTVSKGQGFSSNILEKQQPIVSRHQSSTERPHALGNQVSQVFPDRTNASHRAGVSFSFSKKVHLKLESSASVFSENSEEGNDCSESPNHKAKQALEGCRSGTVLEEDMKTRLDKGSPITQNQMDLDNCVSSHVATKPKMVKENDKSSDRELEEKVSAHPSFSKVRMHLSNLDFSGSLGETEQESHLNESYQFLEALISPSYQASDFRTQLNTCKHNNGHLPDQLPELPQQPAPQLPCASNINDSPGMVKKERSLESSETTNGNMETLPRETMVKEVKPQTLPFLHVVSKDGTTALQWPTELLLFTKTEPCISYGCNPLYFDFRLSLNHRDGKQHETNQESCKEHSINKTADENEASGLIKHKKMSNEQDNHLLKPKKMKGSLNPRKAKQKAESDIGKEMNENGQKYIADYLNENIAKVPAYLNLSQKDYVTEKSLQTKPLRRSLKHHFHSCERKKQNIRNESISFSAFMSRFKKSKAAKCHLIYSEEKCKSQNDCRSVQDVVSCNSDISDSGKDSSGSSLNYKSSSNCNYLENEGDAVCMRCWKFPSPQRSSSDRHSSYSDTSDSDTSSYLSYMSPTLNNHSRNNLLFCCKRKSKTAERHKCEHRKHKCIFASEGTDEDNHCHGRSHRTRNCTQRGTVKYQRWSRHRVSQHRDRSKHSRCRHRHFCKVHSQSRSYHSSEICSTRDSRSSEKSSSSRMSRGSSSEFFSKETDNYENQTKEEAERDSNSEPGKAETVHFDSLNVNGQSKNVASCSSGNLAKDICGKRKSLTASLLLERVQSKKAQEQTQNSERFSNTCGVELKDHSQSHFAFQFSSPVDDTAMLPSPEKLLSIGKNDMGYNEIGSLDTRVKKNNFEASEITNVALSTGTDYNHCLFKDIIQIGTGYQSPSIKTNTAIKEQSNLFISEVQPFIQSCDPVPNYFPGAFPSNRYSVVANSTETKEELHDVNVDSNHAEGSSDSLCENAMQKYDDTVNDLEVYNKSTSPPLTQQPITFSPEEVDKYRLLQLQAQQHMQKQLLAKHLKVLPTPGPAAFSATPAVPALPVQQHATVTTIHHTLLQRFAVSASVHPYSSHLSPAHLHPLSQAHFTPISLSPLAPALIPTHPALLTRHPLHFVSTPTLHPSPLTLPALPHTAYIPALFTPHLNAATHSAIHPNPLVHPLFQGQEPHHHSCSSQTQQLPTIKEVFSVSSYLN; encoded by the exons AGATtgaaagatttaaaacaaaggGAATTTGCTCGAAATGTGGCCTCAAAGTCATGGAAAGATgagaagaagcaggaaaaagcaCTCAAGCGGCTTCATGAGCTTGCAGAGTTACGGAAGCAGTCAGAATG CATCACTGGAACTGGACCATTGCTTAAAGCCCCAAGATTAGTTGTGGAAAAGCAGCAATCACCAGATGGTGTTTTCCTGTACAAGGGCAGCAAGTTCACAGCCGGTTCTCAAAGAACCACCGTAAGTAAAGGACAAGGTTTCTCCAGCAACATACTAGAGAAACAGCAGCCTATAGTAAGTAGGCACCAGTCCTCTACTGAAAGACCCCATGCACTTGGAAATCAAGTCTCACAAGTGTTCCCAGATAGGACTAATGCTTCTCACAGGGCAGGAGTGTCTTTCTCATTCTCTAAAAAGGTCCATTTGAAGCTCGAGTCCTCAGCATCAGTCTTCAGTGAGAACTCTGAAGAAGGAAATGATTGTAGTGAATCCCCCAAccataaagcaaagcaagctcTTGAGGGCTGTCGTTCTGGAACAGTTTTGGAGGAAGATATGAAAACAAGATTGGATAAAGGGTCACCTATTACACAAAACCAAATGGATTTGGATAATTGCGTATCAAGTCATGTAGCTACAAAACCTAAAATGGTAAAGGAAAATGATAAAAGCAGTGACAGAGAACTAGAAGAAAAGGTTAGTGCTCATCCTTCATTTTCCAAAGTCAGAATGCATCTTTCAAATTTGGATTTTTCTGGTTCACTTGGAGAAACAGAGCAAGAAAGCCATTTGAATGAGTCTTACCAATTTTTGGAAGCTCTTATTTCACCTTCATACCAGGCTAGTGATTTTCGTACACAGCTGAACACCTGCAAGCACAACAATGGCCACCTGCCTGACCAGTTACCTGAGCTCCCCCAACAGCCAGCACCTCAGCTACCATGTGCAAGCAACATTAATGACAGTCCTGGGatggtaaaaaaagaaagatctttAGAGAGTTCAGAAACCACAAATGGGAATATGGAAACACTTCCAAGGGAGACCATGGTTAAAGAGGTTAAGCCCCAGACATTACCTTTCCTCCATGTAGTGAGCAAAGATGGCACCACTGCTCTACAGTGGCCCACAGAATTACTTTTGTTTACAAAAACTGAGCCCTGTATTTCATATGGCTGTAATCCATTGTATTTTGACTTCAGACTCTCTTTAAATCACAGAGATGGTAAACAGCATGAAACAAACCAAGAAAGCTGTAAAGAGCACTCTATAAATAAGACTGCAGATGAAAATGAAGCCTCAGGTTTaataaaacacaagaaaatgtcAAATGAACAAGATAATCACTTGTTGAAACCAAAGAAGATGAAAGGTTCCCTAAATCCAAGAAAGGCCAAGCAAAAAGCTGAGTCAGACATAGGgaaagaaatgaatgaaaatggTCAAAAATACATTGCAGATTATCTGAATGAAAATATAGCCAAAGTGCCTGCTTACCTCAATCTCTCACAAAAAGATTATGTGACAGAAAAAAGCCttcaaacaaaaccactgaGAAGATCTTTAAAGCATCATTTTCAtagctgtgaaagaaaaaaacagaacattagaaatgaaagcatttccttttctgcttttatgtcTAGGTTTAAAAAGTCTAAAGCTGCAAAATGTCATTTAATTTATTCtgaggaaaaatgtaaaagccaAAATGACTGCAGATCTGTTCAAGATGTGGTCAGCTGCAACAGTGACATAAGTGATAGTGGAAAAGACTCTAGTGGAAGTTCCCTTAATTACAAATCCAGTTCAAACTGCAACTATTTGGAAAATGAAGGAGATGCAGTTTGCATGAGATGCTGGAAATTCCCATCTCCTCAAAGGTCCTCTTCTGACAGACATTCCAGCTATTCTGACACTTCAGATAGCGATACAAGTAGCTACCTGAGCTATATGAGTCCCACATTGAATAATCACAgcagaaataatttgcttttttgttgtaaaagaaaaagcaagacagCTGAAAGGCACAAATGTGAACACAGAAAgcacaaatgtatttttgcttctgaaggTACAGATGAGGATAATCATTGTCATGGTAGAAGTCACAGAACTAGGAACTGTACACAGAGGGGCACCGTTAAATATCAAAGATGGTCAAGACATAGAGTTTCACAACACAGAGACAGATCTAAACACAGTAGATGTAGACACCGGCATTTTTGCAAAGTGCACAGTCAAAGTAGAAGCTATCACAGCTCCGAAATTTGTTCCACCAGAGATTCAAGAAGCAGTGAAAAGTCATCTAGTAGCAGAATGTCAAGAGGCAGCAGTTCAGAATTCTTCTCAAAAGAGACTGACAactatgaaaaccaaacaaaagaggAGGCAGAAAGAGATTCTAACTCTGAACCAGGAAAAGCTGAAACTGTGCATTTTGACTCTCTGAATGTGAATGGTCAGTCAAAAAATGTTGCCTCCTGCTCTTCTGGAAACCTGGCAAAAGACATATGTGGAAAAAGAAAGTCACTGACAGCCAGCTTACTTTTAGAAAGAGTGCAGTCCAAGAAAGCCcaggaacaaacacaaaattcaGAGAGGTTTTCAAACACTTGTGGAGTGGAATTAAAGGATCACTCGCAAAGTCACTTTGCTTTTCAATTTTCGTCACCAGTAGATGACACTGCAATGTTACCTTCACCAGAGAAACTGCTAAGCATAGGTAAAAATGACATGGGGTATAATGAAATCGGTTCATTGGATACcagagtgaagaaaaacaactttgaaGCATCAGAGATAACTAATGTTGCTCTTTCAACAGGCACTGATTATAATCATTGTCTTTTTAAAGACATCATTCAAATAGGAACAGGCTATCAGAGCCCAAGCATAAAAACGAACACAGCAATAAAGGAACAATCAAATCTCTTCATTAGTGAAGTGCAACCCTTTATACAAAGCTGTGACCCAGTACCAAATTATTTCCCTGGTGCTTTTCCCTCTAATAGATATTCTGTTGTTGCTAATTCAACAGAGACCAAAGAAGAACTACATGATGTAAATGTGGACTCAAACCATGCAGAAGGAAGTTCAGACTCTCTTTGTGAAAATGCTATGCAGAAGTATGATGACACAGTAAATGACCTAGAAGTGTACAATAAATCCACCTCCCCTCCTTTAACACAGCAGCCTATCACGTTTTCACCAGAAGAAGTAGACAAATATAGGTTGCTGCAGCTGCAAGCTCAGCAGCATATGCAGAAACAACTTCTGGCAAAACACCTGAAAGTTTTGCCTACCCCAGGACCAGCTGCCTTTTCAGCAACACCAGCAGTTCCTGCCCTTCCTGTCCAGCAGCACGCTACTGTCACCACCATCCACCACACCTTGTTGCAACGCTTTGCTGTCTCAGCATCTGTCCATCCTTACAGCAGCCATCTCTCCCCGGCACACCTCCACCCCCTCTCTCAGGCACATTTCACACCTATATCACTTTCCCCATTAGCACCAGCCCTCATTCCCACCCACCCTGCTCTGCTGACCAGACACCCATTGCACTTTGTCTCCACCCCTACTCTCCACCCTTccccactgaccctccctgcaCTGCCACACACTGCATATATCCCAGCCTTATTTACACCACACCTGAATGCAGCCACACATTCCGCTATACATCCAAATCCCTTAGTTCATCCATTATTCCAAGGGCAAGAGCCCCATCACCATTCTTGCTCTAGCCAGACCCAGCAATTACCAACAATAAAAgaagttttcagtgtttctagCTATTTAAACTAG
- the ZNF804B gene encoding zinc finger protein 804B isoform X2, with amino-acid sequence MACYLVISSRHLSNGHYRGIKGVFRGPLCKKGARSPDYAEKEKAAAKALEDVKANFYCELCDKQYHKHQEFDNHINSYDHAHKQRLKDLKQREFARNVASKSWKDEKKQEKALKRLHELAELRKQSECITGTGPLLKAPRLVVEKQQSPDGVFLYKGSKFTAGSQRTTVSKGQGFSSNILEKQQPIVSRHQSSTERPHALGNQVSQVFPDRTNASHRAGVSFSFSKKVHLKLESSASVFSENSEEGNDCSESPNHKAKQALEGCRSGTVLEEDMKTRLDKGSPITQNQMDLDNCVSSHVATKPKMVKENDKSSDRELEEKVSAHPSFSKVRMHLSNLDFSGSLGETEQESHLNESYQFLEALISPSYQASDFRTQLNTCKHNNGHLPDQLPELPQQPAPQLPCASNINDSPGMVKKERSLESSETTNGNMETLPRETMVKEVKPQTLPFLHVVSKDGTTALQWPTELLLFTKTEPCISYGCNPLYFDFRLSLNHRDGKQHETNQESCKEHSINKTADENEASGLIKHKKMSNEQDNHLLKPKKMKGSLNPRKAKQKAESDIGKEMNENGQKYIADYLNENIAKVPAYLNLSQKDYVTEKSLQTKPLRRSLKHHFHSCERKKQNIRNESISFSAFMSRFKKSKAAKCHLIYSEEKCKSQNDCRSVQDVVSCNSDISDSGKDSSGSSLNYKSSSNCNYLENEGDAVCMRCWKFPSPQRSSSDRHSSYSDTSDSDTSSYLSYMSPTLNNHSRNNLLFCCKRKSKTAERHKCEHRKHKCIFASEGTDEDNHCHGRSHRTRNCTQRGTVKYQRWSRHRVSQHRDRSKHSRCRHRHFCKVHSQSRSYHSSEICSTRDSRSSEKSSSSRMSRGSSSEFFSKETDNYENQTKEEAERDSNSEPGKAETVHFDSLNVNGQSKNVASCSSGNLAKDICGKRKSLTASLLLERVQSKKAQEQTQNSERFSNTCGVELKDHSQSHFAFQFSSPVDDTAMLPSPEKLLSIGKNDMGYNEIGSLDTRVKKNNFEASEITNVALSTGTDYNHCLFKDIIQIGTGYQSPSIKTNTAIKEQSNLFISEVQPFIQSCDPVPNYFPGAFPSNRYSVVANSTETKEELHDVNVDSNHAEGSSDSLCENAMQKYDDTVNDLEVYNKSTSPPLTQQPITFSPEEVDKYRLLQLQAQQHMQKQLLAKHLKVLPTPGPAAFSATPAVPALPVQQHATVTTIHHTLLQRFAVSASVHPYSSHLSPAHLHPLSQAHFTPISLSPLAPALIPTHPALLTRHPLHFVSTPTLHPSPLTLPALPHTAYIPALFTPHLNAATHSAIHPNPLVHPLFQGQEPHHHSCSSQTQQLPTIKEVFSVSSYLN; translated from the exons AGATtgaaagatttaaaacaaaggGAATTTGCTCGAAATGTGGCCTCAAAGTCATGGAAAGATgagaagaagcaggaaaaagcaCTCAAGCGGCTTCATGAGCTTGCAGAGTTACGGAAGCAGTCAGAATG CATCACTGGAACTGGACCATTGCTTAAAGCCCCAAGATTAGTTGTGGAAAAGCAGCAATCACCAGATGGTGTTTTCCTGTACAAGGGCAGCAAGTTCACAGCCGGTTCTCAAAGAACCACCGTAAGTAAAGGACAAGGTTTCTCCAGCAACATACTAGAGAAACAGCAGCCTATAGTAAGTAGGCACCAGTCCTCTACTGAAAGACCCCATGCACTTGGAAATCAAGTCTCACAAGTGTTCCCAGATAGGACTAATGCTTCTCACAGGGCAGGAGTGTCTTTCTCATTCTCTAAAAAGGTCCATTTGAAGCTCGAGTCCTCAGCATCAGTCTTCAGTGAGAACTCTGAAGAAGGAAATGATTGTAGTGAATCCCCCAAccataaagcaaagcaagctcTTGAGGGCTGTCGTTCTGGAACAGTTTTGGAGGAAGATATGAAAACAAGATTGGATAAAGGGTCACCTATTACACAAAACCAAATGGATTTGGATAATTGCGTATCAAGTCATGTAGCTACAAAACCTAAAATGGTAAAGGAAAATGATAAAAGCAGTGACAGAGAACTAGAAGAAAAGGTTAGTGCTCATCCTTCATTTTCCAAAGTCAGAATGCATCTTTCAAATTTGGATTTTTCTGGTTCACTTGGAGAAACAGAGCAAGAAAGCCATTTGAATGAGTCTTACCAATTTTTGGAAGCTCTTATTTCACCTTCATACCAGGCTAGTGATTTTCGTACACAGCTGAACACCTGCAAGCACAACAATGGCCACCTGCCTGACCAGTTACCTGAGCTCCCCCAACAGCCAGCACCTCAGCTACCATGTGCAAGCAACATTAATGACAGTCCTGGGatggtaaaaaaagaaagatctttAGAGAGTTCAGAAACCACAAATGGGAATATGGAAACACTTCCAAGGGAGACCATGGTTAAAGAGGTTAAGCCCCAGACATTACCTTTCCTCCATGTAGTGAGCAAAGATGGCACCACTGCTCTACAGTGGCCCACAGAATTACTTTTGTTTACAAAAACTGAGCCCTGTATTTCATATGGCTGTAATCCATTGTATTTTGACTTCAGACTCTCTTTAAATCACAGAGATGGTAAACAGCATGAAACAAACCAAGAAAGCTGTAAAGAGCACTCTATAAATAAGACTGCAGATGAAAATGAAGCCTCAGGTTTaataaaacacaagaaaatgtcAAATGAACAAGATAATCACTTGTTGAAACCAAAGAAGATGAAAGGTTCCCTAAATCCAAGAAAGGCCAAGCAAAAAGCTGAGTCAGACATAGGgaaagaaatgaatgaaaatggTCAAAAATACATTGCAGATTATCTGAATGAAAATATAGCCAAAGTGCCTGCTTACCTCAATCTCTCACAAAAAGATTATGTGACAGAAAAAAGCCttcaaacaaaaccactgaGAAGATCTTTAAAGCATCATTTTCAtagctgtgaaagaaaaaaacagaacattagaaatgaaagcatttccttttctgcttttatgtcTAGGTTTAAAAAGTCTAAAGCTGCAAAATGTCATTTAATTTATTCtgaggaaaaatgtaaaagccaAAATGACTGCAGATCTGTTCAAGATGTGGTCAGCTGCAACAGTGACATAAGTGATAGTGGAAAAGACTCTAGTGGAAGTTCCCTTAATTACAAATCCAGTTCAAACTGCAACTATTTGGAAAATGAAGGAGATGCAGTTTGCATGAGATGCTGGAAATTCCCATCTCCTCAAAGGTCCTCTTCTGACAGACATTCCAGCTATTCTGACACTTCAGATAGCGATACAAGTAGCTACCTGAGCTATATGAGTCCCACATTGAATAATCACAgcagaaataatttgcttttttgttgtaaaagaaaaagcaagacagCTGAAAGGCACAAATGTGAACACAGAAAgcacaaatgtatttttgcttctgaaggTACAGATGAGGATAATCATTGTCATGGTAGAAGTCACAGAACTAGGAACTGTACACAGAGGGGCACCGTTAAATATCAAAGATGGTCAAGACATAGAGTTTCACAACACAGAGACAGATCTAAACACAGTAGATGTAGACACCGGCATTTTTGCAAAGTGCACAGTCAAAGTAGAAGCTATCACAGCTCCGAAATTTGTTCCACCAGAGATTCAAGAAGCAGTGAAAAGTCATCTAGTAGCAGAATGTCAAGAGGCAGCAGTTCAGAATTCTTCTCAAAAGAGACTGACAactatgaaaaccaaacaaaagaggAGGCAGAAAGAGATTCTAACTCTGAACCAGGAAAAGCTGAAACTGTGCATTTTGACTCTCTGAATGTGAATGGTCAGTCAAAAAATGTTGCCTCCTGCTCTTCTGGAAACCTGGCAAAAGACATATGTGGAAAAAGAAAGTCACTGACAGCCAGCTTACTTTTAGAAAGAGTGCAGTCCAAGAAAGCCcaggaacaaacacaaaattcaGAGAGGTTTTCAAACACTTGTGGAGTGGAATTAAAGGATCACTCGCAAAGTCACTTTGCTTTTCAATTTTCGTCACCAGTAGATGACACTGCAATGTTACCTTCACCAGAGAAACTGCTAAGCATAGGTAAAAATGACATGGGGTATAATGAAATCGGTTCATTGGATACcagagtgaagaaaaacaactttgaaGCATCAGAGATAACTAATGTTGCTCTTTCAACAGGCACTGATTATAATCATTGTCTTTTTAAAGACATCATTCAAATAGGAACAGGCTATCAGAGCCCAAGCATAAAAACGAACACAGCAATAAAGGAACAATCAAATCTCTTCATTAGTGAAGTGCAACCCTTTATACAAAGCTGTGACCCAGTACCAAATTATTTCCCTGGTGCTTTTCCCTCTAATAGATATTCTGTTGTTGCTAATTCAACAGAGACCAAAGAAGAACTACATGATGTAAATGTGGACTCAAACCATGCAGAAGGAAGTTCAGACTCTCTTTGTGAAAATGCTATGCAGAAGTATGATGACACAGTAAATGACCTAGAAGTGTACAATAAATCCACCTCCCCTCCTTTAACACAGCAGCCTATCACGTTTTCACCAGAAGAAGTAGACAAATATAGGTTGCTGCAGCTGCAAGCTCAGCAGCATATGCAGAAACAACTTCTGGCAAAACACCTGAAAGTTTTGCCTACCCCAGGACCAGCTGCCTTTTCAGCAACACCAGCAGTTCCTGCCCTTCCTGTCCAGCAGCACGCTACTGTCACCACCATCCACCACACCTTGTTGCAACGCTTTGCTGTCTCAGCATCTGTCCATCCTTACAGCAGCCATCTCTCCCCGGCACACCTCCACCCCCTCTCTCAGGCACATTTCACACCTATATCACTTTCCCCATTAGCACCAGCCCTCATTCCCACCCACCCTGCTCTGCTGACCAGACACCCATTGCACTTTGTCTCCACCCCTACTCTCCACCCTTccccactgaccctccctgcaCTGCCACACACTGCATATATCCCAGCCTTATTTACACCACACCTGAATGCAGCCACACATTCCGCTATACATCCAAATCCCTTAGTTCATCCATTATTCCAAGGGCAAGAGCCCCATCACCATTCTTGCTCTAGCCAGACCCAGCAATTACCAACAATAAAAgaagttttcagtgtttctagCTATTTAAACTAG